In the genome of Kitasatospora cathayae, one region contains:
- a CDS encoding HNH endonuclease: MPKRPCLVCGRLTANPSRCDTHQAEYQAARDKQRGSATRRGYGSAWQRLARTVLDGHRSTHGDWCPGYEVCAHPAADLCADHIIPKSLGGTNTKENIQVLCRACNSRKHNRTG; this comes from the coding sequence ATGCCTAAGCGACCATGCCTGGTTTGCGGCAGACTTACCGCCAACCCTTCAAGGTGCGACACTCACCAGGCTGAATATCAGGCGGCGCGGGATAAGCAGCGCGGGAGTGCCACTAGGCGTGGCTATGGCTCTGCCTGGCAGCGTTTGGCGCGTACTGTGCTGGATGGTCACCGGTCTACCCATGGTGACTGGTGCCCCGGCTATGAGGTGTGCGCGCATCCTGCTGCGGATCTATGCGCTGACCACATCATCCCCAAGTCTCTGGGTGGTACTAACACCAAGGAGAACATCCAAGTCCTGTGCAGAGCTTGCAACAGTCGGAAGCATAACCGCACAGGCTGA
- a CDS encoding phage portal protein encodes MSLIRRALEKRLYAPAGGGDPWAIPSNGSLAAVTASGVPVTDDTAMQLIAVSACVRILSDAVAGLPFDAVKADGEIRKTVEPPPAIVADPFGGANDSRLPTRRLGISQLMVSLLLRGNAYCLVLARDHLHRPTRLRVLHPDRVDCQFDNNGDRVYTIDRKPVDAWDVVHILGMSYPESPTGISVISHARQAIGLGLAAEEFGARFFGAGAHMSGIIHVPGDLDKERARMLKDSFTASHGGLRNSHTVGVLSGGAEWKPISVTPDDAQFLGTRAAQNLDIAMLFGIPPHMLGQVDKTTSWGTGIEQQGIGFLAYTLSAWLGRFEDAWSAMLPKPQTAKFNADALLRTDTAGRYAVYGAARTAGLLTPNEIRALENYGPVDGGDDINAPLNSNVKPMKDTQAGKSEPTADALGAVL; translated from the coding sequence GTGAGCCTAATCCGCCGGGCACTGGAAAAGCGCCTGTATGCCCCCGCTGGAGGTGGCGACCCGTGGGCTATCCCGTCGAATGGCTCCCTCGCTGCCGTGACGGCCTCTGGCGTCCCGGTGACCGACGATACGGCAATGCAGCTGATCGCGGTTTCGGCATGTGTTCGCATTCTCTCAGACGCGGTGGCTGGTCTGCCGTTCGACGCCGTAAAGGCGGATGGGGAGATCCGTAAGACTGTTGAACCGCCACCGGCTATCGTGGCCGATCCTTTCGGCGGTGCGAACGACAGCCGGCTGCCGACGCGACGTCTCGGCATATCACAGCTCATGGTGTCCTTGCTGCTGCGTGGCAACGCCTATTGCCTGGTGCTGGCTCGGGACCACCTTCACCGGCCCACTCGACTGCGTGTGCTCCATCCCGACCGCGTGGATTGTCAGTTCGACAACAACGGCGACCGGGTATACACCATTGACCGCAAGCCGGTAGATGCGTGGGATGTTGTCCACATACTTGGGATGTCGTATCCCGAGTCGCCGACTGGCATTAGCGTGATTTCGCATGCGCGCCAGGCAATTGGGCTTGGCCTTGCTGCCGAGGAGTTCGGCGCCCGCTTTTTCGGCGCTGGTGCCCATATGAGCGGCATTATCCATGTCCCGGGGGACCTGGATAAGGAGCGCGCCCGCATGCTCAAGGACTCGTTTACGGCGTCCCATGGTGGCCTGCGGAATTCCCACACTGTCGGTGTGTTGAGCGGTGGGGCTGAGTGGAAGCCCATTTCCGTGACCCCCGATGACGCCCAGTTTTTGGGTACCAGGGCAGCGCAAAATCTCGACATTGCCATGCTTTTTGGGATTCCACCGCACATGCTCGGTCAAGTGGACAAGACGACGTCTTGGGGCACCGGCATTGAGCAGCAAGGTATCGGATTCCTGGCATACACGCTGTCCGCGTGGCTCGGCCGCTTCGAGGATGCGTGGTCAGCGATGCTGCCCAAGCCTCAGACGGCGAAGTTCAACGCGGATGCGCTCCTCAGGACCGATACAGCCGGCCGGTATGCCGTGTACGGCGCCGCTCGTACCGCTGGGCTACTTACGCCGAACGAAATTCGTGCACTTGAGAACTACGGGCCGGTTGACGGTGGCGACGACATCAACGCGCCGCTGAATTCCAATGTCAAGCCCATGAAGGATACGCAGGCCGGTAAGTCCGAGCCGACTGCCGACGCTTTGGGGGCGGTTTTGTAA
- a CDS encoding phage major capsid protein, translated as MDKREAVADILAKRSAKNEELTKLLDTAKTESRGLTEDESGRFDALEAEVRAFDERAKELDAQIRADDAAAEMAKRYAPSGIKVTSEPEIYRSGLGGRSYFRDLHLARNKGDHAAIDRLARNDRGRAADPEFRAISTTNGAGGEFVPPRWLEDQFVRLARPGRITANLTPSFPLPPGTDSINVPKINTGTATAVQTTQNSAVQQTDLTTTSISSGITTIAGGQTVSLQLIEQSPLNVDDVVLADLAAAYAVSLNTLVLSGTGSNSQPTGILTLSGTNGVTFTSASPTLGLLYSKLAGAIQQVHTKRYLPPDTIIMHPSRWAWCLASLDSQSRPLVVPDTASPFNAMGNQSGVPSQGYVGHIMGLPVYVDATIPTNGGAGTNQDVIIVARMADLMLWEGNVKAEAFAQTYANQMSVFIRLYNYMSFQAARYPASISVISGTGLVAPTF; from the coding sequence ATGGATAAGCGCGAAGCCGTGGCCGACATTCTGGCCAAGCGTTCCGCCAAGAATGAGGAGCTTACCAAGCTGCTCGACACCGCCAAGACTGAGTCTCGGGGACTCACCGAGGACGAGTCCGGCCGGTTTGACGCCCTGGAGGCGGAGGTACGCGCTTTTGATGAGCGCGCCAAGGAGCTGGACGCGCAGATCCGCGCCGATGATGCTGCCGCCGAGATGGCTAAGCGCTATGCCCCGTCTGGCATTAAGGTGACCAGCGAGCCGGAGATTTACCGATCCGGGCTCGGCGGCCGGTCGTATTTCCGGGACCTCCACCTTGCGCGCAACAAGGGCGATCATGCGGCTATTGACCGCCTCGCCCGCAATGACCGTGGGCGCGCCGCTGACCCGGAGTTCCGTGCTATCAGCACCACGAATGGGGCAGGTGGCGAATTCGTGCCGCCTCGCTGGCTAGAGGATCAGTTTGTTCGCCTCGCCCGCCCGGGTCGCATTACTGCCAACCTGACTCCGTCGTTCCCGCTGCCGCCGGGTACTGACTCCATCAACGTGCCGAAGATCAATACCGGTACGGCCACGGCGGTGCAGACCACGCAGAACTCTGCCGTGCAGCAGACTGACCTTACGACCACCAGCATTTCCAGTGGCATCACGACCATTGCCGGTGGCCAGACGGTTTCGCTTCAGCTCATCGAACAGAGCCCGTTGAACGTGGATGACGTTGTGCTGGCGGATTTGGCGGCAGCCTATGCCGTAAGCCTGAACACTCTTGTCCTGAGCGGCACCGGCTCCAACTCTCAGCCGACCGGCATTCTCACTCTGTCGGGCACCAACGGTGTGACCTTCACCTCTGCTTCGCCGACTCTCGGCCTGCTGTACAGCAAGCTTGCGGGTGCGATCCAGCAGGTGCACACCAAGCGGTACCTCCCGCCGGACACCATCATCATGCACCCCTCGCGGTGGGCGTGGTGCCTCGCGTCGCTGGACAGCCAGAGCCGTCCGCTGGTTGTGCCGGACACTGCTAGCCCGTTCAATGCCATGGGTAACCAGAGCGGCGTGCCGTCCCAGGGCTACGTGGGTCACATCATGGGCCTCCCCGTTTATGTCGACGCAACCATCCCGACCAACGGCGGCGCCGGTACCAACCAGGACGTCATCATTGTGGCTCGCATGGCGGACCTGATGCTCTGGGAGGGCAATGTCAAGGCTGAGGCGTTCGCGCAGACTTACGCCAACCAGATGAGCGTTTTCATCCGGCTCTACAACTACATGTCGTTCCAGGCGGCTCGTTACCCGGCCTCTATCTCGGTCATTTCCGGGACCGGCCTGGTTGCCCCGACTTTCTGA
- a CDS encoding peptidoglycan-binding protein, with protein MSLFGVDVSSYQPSGYDTSGLSFAFVKATESTNYVNPKYSAQLDTARSAGLVVGHYHFAHPGNAGAQARYFLDNVDLRPGEVIAYDWEASGVSQGDRDAWISAVKAALPGVKVLLYCNRDFWRNIDSENGGPADGLWIADPNAPAGRPNISFPWVIHQYSWSGGIDRNVANFGSIGDLRAWVGENAVPAQAPASDPNAFPGSQYFGPGQSNDYVARLGQLLIARGAGRFYSVGAGPSWSDADSAATKAFQEAQGWSGGDADGIPGPATWNLLVTGQGNSIPALPRVSLANVVDAARTDPGAAQGYQSHADDVRPVEAGLVAEGLLAAQYGYDGSFGSTSVAAYAEWQRRCGYSGDAANGIPGHDSLARLGERHGFEVTD; from the coding sequence ATGTCTCTGTTTGGCGTCGATGTCTCCAGCTACCAGCCGTCTGGCTATGACACCTCCGGCCTGTCTTTTGCCTTCGTCAAGGCAACTGAGTCCACCAACTACGTAAACCCCAAGTACTCGGCGCAGCTGGATACCGCTCGCTCAGCCGGCCTGGTCGTCGGCCACTACCACTTTGCGCACCCGGGCAACGCGGGCGCCCAGGCGCGCTACTTTCTCGACAATGTCGACCTCCGGCCGGGCGAGGTAATCGCCTACGACTGGGAGGCAAGCGGCGTGAGCCAGGGTGACCGGGACGCGTGGATCAGCGCGGTAAAGGCGGCTCTCCCGGGCGTCAAGGTCCTGCTGTACTGCAACCGCGATTTCTGGCGGAACATCGACAGTGAGAACGGCGGACCGGCGGACGGTCTCTGGATTGCAGACCCGAACGCGCCCGCTGGTCGCCCCAACATCTCGTTTCCTTGGGTGATTCACCAGTATTCGTGGTCCGGTGGGATTGACCGGAACGTCGCCAACTTCGGCTCCATCGGTGACCTTCGCGCATGGGTTGGCGAGAACGCCGTCCCGGCGCAGGCTCCCGCATCCGACCCAAATGCATTCCCCGGTTCGCAGTACTTCGGGCCCGGCCAGTCCAATGACTATGTCGCGCGCCTCGGTCAGCTGCTCATTGCGCGGGGCGCTGGCCGGTTCTACAGCGTGGGCGCTGGCCCGTCGTGGTCCGACGCTGACAGTGCTGCCACCAAGGCGTTTCAGGAGGCTCAGGGCTGGAGCGGGGGCGACGCTGACGGCATTCCCGGCCCGGCGACTTGGAACCTGCTGGTAACCGGGCAGGGCAACAGCATTCCGGCGCTGCCCCGTGTTTCGCTGGCCAACGTCGTGGATGCTGCTCGCACTGATCCGGGTGCCGCGCAGGGCTACCAGTCCCACGCGGATGACGTCCGACCGGTGGAGGCCGGCCTTGTGGCAGAGGGCCTACTTGCGGCGCAGTACGGCTACGACGGTTCGTTTGGTTCGACCAGCGTTGCGGCGTACGCCGAGTGGCAGCGTCGTTGCGGCTACAGCGGTGACGCAGCGAACGGCATTCCCGGACATGACTCGCTGGCCCGCCTCGGTGAGCGTCACGGCTTCGAGGTGACCGACTAA
- a CDS encoding phage tail tape measure protein, which translates to MFIEFLGNASGFMATKAGVITGIKEVETEGGGSLAKFGAVSKAALVGIGAAAIGAAVKTTEMAADFQTAMTRVQTGAGESASNMKMVGDGVLSMAGQVGQSTEQLTKGLYMVESAGYHGKDALDVLKVSAQGAKVGAAELGTVTDAVTTAMNAYGLKAQDTTAVMNALVATEGQGKTNMEALAGSMASILPVASAAHVGLNEVLGAMATMTAQGTSADVAATYLRQTIGQLSNPSAKAANEMRGLGLNATKVAQDLGSKGLAATLTELTDAIQAKMGPSGTVMIETLRKASSNTTEFQKALANLKPAEQTYIGSLATMVGGTKSMMGALQLTGQHMDVFKENVKIIGDHVKEGGNEVEGWSAVQGTFNQRLAEAKGALEAVGIAIGQKILPYATRFLGWLSEGVTWMTRHRTAMMVLAGAIGGILVVGLSAATAAALSFTAALLANPVTWVVVGVMALSAALVYLLTHWKQVWAWIETNIPWVANLFRSAWAFSLAAFHAVFDGTMKAVQGIAKWFNDNVIKWILDRVHEFLKFWHDYSDEIAAAWNLAWEWVKISAGIVWDFLKVWLENLGDLFQTAWDAVVGVVKFAWVALRDAATLGIHFIENIIKVVLDVITGHWGRALGDVTHLVWQALVDIWNMISDIGSQLWGLVTSVGGDIVHGLVNGIERAAGAIGRSLLNIAKGALDSVKSFLGINSPSRVFADEVGQWISHGVASGIDQHAGVATTAARNMANGLTGQFGSVGSLEPALSSGGTTTFGNGAAGGGVVVQVTVNGSVLSDRDLTDTIQRVMGQSGARNPSTYTPYRR; encoded by the coding sequence GTGTTCATTGAGTTTCTGGGCAACGCTTCCGGCTTCATGGCCACGAAGGCCGGTGTCATCACAGGCATCAAGGAAGTAGAGACCGAGGGTGGCGGCTCGCTCGCCAAGTTTGGCGCCGTGTCGAAAGCCGCTTTGGTTGGCATTGGCGCTGCGGCCATCGGCGCTGCCGTCAAGACCACGGAAATGGCCGCTGACTTTCAGACCGCCATGACCCGTGTTCAGACTGGCGCCGGTGAATCTGCCTCCAACATGAAGATGGTGGGGGACGGCGTCCTCAGCATGGCCGGTCAAGTCGGACAGTCCACCGAGCAACTGACCAAGGGTCTGTACATGGTGGAATCCGCCGGGTACCACGGTAAGGACGCGCTTGACGTCCTGAAGGTCAGTGCCCAGGGTGCCAAGGTTGGCGCCGCAGAATTGGGCACGGTCACGGATGCAGTCACAACCGCGATGAATGCCTACGGTCTCAAGGCTCAGGATACCACCGCTGTAATGAACGCCCTGGTTGCCACGGAGGGTCAGGGCAAAACCAACATGGAGGCTCTGGCCGGATCGATGGCCAGCATTCTGCCCGTGGCCTCTGCGGCGCACGTGGGCCTTAATGAAGTGTTGGGCGCCATGGCGACCATGACGGCTCAGGGTACCTCTGCCGACGTAGCGGCAACCTATCTCCGGCAGACCATTGGGCAGCTTTCCAACCCTTCCGCCAAGGCAGCAAACGAGATGCGGGGGCTGGGCCTGAATGCCACGAAGGTGGCGCAGGATCTAGGCAGCAAGGGCCTTGCGGCCACGCTGACGGAACTTACAGATGCTATTCAGGCCAAGATGGGGCCCTCCGGCACGGTCATGATTGAGACGCTCCGCAAGGCGTCCAGCAACACGACCGAGTTCCAGAAGGCACTTGCGAATCTCAAGCCGGCCGAACAGACCTATATCGGGTCGCTGGCAACGATGGTGGGCGGCACCAAAAGCATGATGGGTGCGCTTCAGCTCACTGGTCAGCACATGGACGTTTTCAAGGAAAACGTCAAAATCATTGGCGACCACGTCAAGGAAGGTGGCAACGAGGTTGAAGGCTGGTCAGCTGTCCAAGGCACCTTCAATCAGCGGCTAGCAGAAGCCAAGGGGGCACTGGAGGCTGTCGGCATTGCCATTGGTCAGAAAATCCTGCCTTACGCAACGCGCTTCCTGGGGTGGCTATCTGAGGGTGTCACCTGGATGACCCGCCACCGGACCGCCATGATGGTCCTGGCGGGCGCCATTGGCGGCATCCTGGTGGTTGGTCTATCCGCCGCTACGGCAGCCGCACTAAGCTTCACAGCAGCGCTGCTGGCCAACCCTGTGACATGGGTGGTGGTCGGCGTGATGGCGCTGTCTGCCGCGCTCGTGTACCTGCTGACGCACTGGAAGCAGGTGTGGGCATGGATTGAGACGAATATCCCGTGGGTGGCGAACCTGTTTCGCTCGGCGTGGGCGTTCTCGCTGGCCGCGTTTCACGCGGTGTTCGACGGCACGATGAAAGCCGTGCAGGGCATCGCGAAGTGGTTCAATGACAACGTAATCAAGTGGATTCTTGATCGGGTTCATGAATTCCTGAAGTTCTGGCATGACTACAGTGACGAAATTGCTGCTGCCTGGAATTTGGCGTGGGAATGGGTCAAGATTTCTGCCGGGATCGTCTGGGATTTCCTAAAGGTATGGTTGGAAAATCTCGGCGATCTTTTCCAAACCGCCTGGGATGCAGTCGTGGGCGTCGTGAAGTTTGCTTGGGTCGCCCTTCGGGACGCCGCCACGCTCGGAATTCACTTCATCGAAAACATTATCAAGGTTGTCCTGGACGTGATCACCGGTCACTGGGGGCGCGCGCTCGGTGATGTGACACACCTGGTGTGGCAAGCACTAGTTGATATCTGGAACATGATCTCAGATATCGGCTCTCAGCTCTGGGGGCTTGTCACCAGCGTTGGCGGGGACATCGTTCACGGCCTTGTTAACGGAATCGAACGGGCAGCAGGCGCAATCGGCCGGTCGCTGCTAAACATCGCCAAGGGGGCGCTGGACAGCGTCAAGTCCTTTCTGGGCATCAACTCGCCGTCTCGCGTATTCGCCGATGAAGTTGGCCAGTGGATTTCTCACGGTGTCGCATCAGGCATCGACCAGCATGCCGGCGTAGCCACTACGGCCGCGCGCAACATGGCAAATGGTCTCACCGGCCAGTTTGGGTCGGTCGGAAGTCTGGAGCCCGCTCTTTCCAGCGGGGGCACCACAACATTCGGCAACGGTGCCGCTGGGGGCGGAGTGGTCGTCCAAGTGACCGTGAACGGTTCAGTCCTCTCAGACCGAGACCTAACAGACACGATTCAGCGGGTCATGGGCCAAAGCGGTGCCCGCAACCCGTCCACGTACACGCCCTATCGTCGCTAA
- a CDS encoding terminase large subunit domain-containing protein, translated as MGEPLFVTPVSAEEIERGDGPDFGTFSQFLKITKDSVGGPTGGPMVLRPWQSLMLGRLFARRADGRYKHRQALIGMPRKNGKSALGAGIALYGLAFGPQGGEVYSCAADKEQARIVFGTAKKMIDLQPEFSGMFNVYRDAIEFPATGSVYRVLSAEAFSKEGLSATLVMFDEVHAQPNRELWDVMALSTGARAEPLMVGITTAGVKSDSTGQDSLCYGMYQYAERVASGETIDPSFYCEWWGAPEGADHTDPAVWEAANPGFGDIVAAEDFEAAVLRTPENEFRTKRLNQWTSTAQAWLPAGAWDACEDSEVTIPDGSEVVLGFDGSFSNDSTALVVVSCTVSEDDKPHVDVVAAWEKPQGVGQDWAVPIIDVEDEIRRACRKWQVREIVCDPFRWARTYQILEGEGLPVVEFPQSPARMTPATQRFYEAVLNETVTHSGDPRLARHLANCVIRTDSRGSRLSKDSKGSPRKIDLAVSAVMALERACQEPERTPEPQFWSWADL; from the coding sequence ATGGGTGAGCCGCTGTTTGTCACTCCCGTAAGCGCCGAGGAAATCGAGCGGGGAGACGGACCGGACTTCGGAACCTTCTCGCAATTCCTAAAGATCACCAAAGACTCTGTGGGTGGCCCTACGGGCGGCCCCATGGTCCTGCGACCGTGGCAGAGCCTCATGCTTGGCCGGCTGTTCGCGCGACGCGCTGACGGCCGGTACAAGCACCGACAGGCGCTAATTGGCATGCCGCGCAAGAACGGCAAAAGCGCGTTGGGTGCGGGCATCGCGCTGTACGGCCTCGCGTTCGGTCCGCAAGGTGGCGAGGTTTATTCCTGCGCCGCCGATAAGGAACAGGCGCGAATCGTATTCGGCACCGCAAAGAAGATGATTGATCTACAGCCGGAGTTTTCCGGCATGTTCAACGTCTATCGCGATGCCATCGAATTCCCGGCTACCGGAAGCGTGTACCGGGTTCTCTCGGCCGAAGCCTTCAGTAAGGAAGGTCTCTCGGCCACGCTGGTTATGTTCGATGAGGTCCACGCACAACCAAATCGCGAACTATGGGACGTGATGGCCCTTTCCACGGGCGCACGTGCTGAGCCGCTAATGGTCGGCATTACCACGGCTGGCGTGAAGTCGGATTCCACCGGGCAAGACTCGCTCTGTTACGGCATGTACCAGTACGCGGAGCGGGTCGCCAGCGGAGAAACCATCGACCCGTCGTTCTACTGCGAATGGTGGGGCGCGCCGGAGGGTGCCGACCACACAGACCCCGCTGTCTGGGAGGCTGCTAATCCTGGCTTCGGGGACATTGTGGCCGCCGAAGACTTCGAAGCGGCTGTGTTGCGCACGCCAGAGAACGAGTTTCGAACCAAGCGACTCAACCAGTGGACGAGCACCGCCCAAGCGTGGCTGCCCGCTGGCGCGTGGGACGCTTGCGAGGATTCCGAAGTCACCATCCCGGATGGTTCCGAGGTGGTTTTGGGCTTCGATGGCTCTTTCTCCAACGACAGCACTGCACTCGTTGTCGTTTCCTGTACGGTCAGCGAGGACGACAAGCCTCATGTGGACGTCGTGGCCGCCTGGGAAAAGCCCCAAGGTGTCGGCCAAGACTGGGCCGTACCCATCATCGATGTGGAGGACGAAATTCGCCGCGCTTGCCGCAAGTGGCAGGTTCGCGAAATCGTCTGCGACCCCTTCCGTTGGGCTAGGACGTACCAAATCCTGGAGGGCGAAGGGCTTCCGGTCGTGGAATTCCCTCAGTCGCCCGCCCGCATGACGCCAGCAACGCAGCGCTTTTACGAAGCGGTCCTAAACGAGACTGTGACGCACTCTGGCGATCCCCGGTTGGCGCGGCACCTTGCTAACTGCGTAATCCGCACTGACTCGCGCGGTTCGCGCCTGTCTAAGGATTCCAAGGGTTCGCCGCGCAAGATCGACCTTGCTGTTTCAGCCGTAATGGCGCTTGAGCGCGCATGCCAGGAGCCCGAGCGAACCCCTGAGCCGCAGTTCTGGTCTTGGGCTGACCTCTAG
- a CDS encoding phage terminase small subunit P27 family: MPNEKKRRLGNPGKRALPDLASVTPLPAAGTETPLGLSEAGTELWEAVTGHTRAWLAPSDHPTLLWLCEMADRRALMMANLAQYGLLIERPNDGHLVANPVVAMLSTLEVQMNRVAASLGLTPADRTRMGLAEVKARSAFEQMIADRAERTKA; this comes from the coding sequence ATGCCGAACGAGAAGAAACGACGTCTCGGAAACCCGGGTAAGCGCGCGCTCCCGGATCTGGCCTCTGTGACGCCGCTGCCCGCCGCTGGTACCGAGACCCCATTGGGCCTGTCAGAGGCCGGTACAGAGCTCTGGGAGGCCGTTACGGGCCACACTAGGGCGTGGCTCGCCCCGTCGGATCACCCAACCCTGTTGTGGCTGTGCGAGATGGCCGATCGGCGCGCGCTGATGATGGCCAACCTTGCCCAATACGGACTCCTGATTGAGCGCCCCAACGATGGTCACCTGGTAGCCAACCCGGTAGTGGCCATGCTGTCGACCCTCGAAGTTCAGATGAACCGCGTAGCCGCCTCGCTGGGTCTCACGCCAGCGGACCGTACGCGCATGGGCCTTGCTGAGGTTAAGGCTCGATCCGCCTTTGAGCAGATGATCGCCGACCGTGCAGAGAGGACTAAGGCGTAA
- a CDS encoding HK97 family phage prohead protease encodes MELRALDDGTGGSTVRFTGYASVTESPYEMSDYLGDYTEVIRRGAFARTLAAGADVPFVVNHGGLTLARTKSGTLRLAEDSTGLHVEADLDPSSPHVQALRSAMERGDVDEMSFGFRVTSQEWSPDWTQRDITEVDLHKGDVSVVNFGANPATAGAIMRSRDVDEILQSLPVERMRDFLARLEPAPSPAAAADLSLYSARLRALSL; translated from the coding sequence ATGGAGCTTCGCGCGCTGGACGACGGTACCGGCGGAAGCACCGTACGGTTTACCGGCTATGCGTCGGTGACTGAGTCGCCCTATGAAATGAGTGACTATCTCGGCGACTATACCGAGGTGATCCGGCGTGGTGCGTTCGCCCGGACTCTTGCCGCTGGTGCGGACGTGCCGTTTGTGGTCAACCACGGTGGGCTCACGCTCGCTAGGACCAAGTCCGGCACGCTCCGGCTTGCTGAGGACTCTACCGGCCTCCATGTGGAGGCGGACCTTGACCCGTCCTCTCCGCACGTTCAGGCGCTTCGTAGTGCCATGGAGCGTGGAGACGTGGACGAGATGAGTTTTGGTTTCCGTGTGACCTCTCAGGAGTGGTCGCCAGATTGGACTCAGCGCGATATCACCGAGGTTGACCTACATAAGGGTGACGTCTCGGTTGTCAACTTCGGCGCCAACCCGGCTACTGCTGGCGCGATCATGCGCAGCCGAGACGTTGACGAAATTCTCCAGTCCCTCCCGGTTGAACGGATGCGGGACTTCCTTGCGCGGCTTGAGCCCGCACCTTCTCCGGCCGCTGCTGCCGACCTCTCCCTGTACAGCGCACGACTTCGCGCGCTCAGCCTGTAA
- a CDS encoding phage tail tube protein produces MTGIRPTAQTVIGIAKETTWGTPVAATAFIPVSPPTPKDVIKLGQDKGFRGSMVETYGEVQLTKHTTFDFSGDVFADTVGFPLAGVLGDVTVTGATAPYTHAMAVYNSNDGQPPSYTITDNYSQNVRQYPGCKFSEFDLKFSADGLLTYTAKAVGIPSVTTTAPTPAYSALQPLASWVGAVTIGGSANLTVLDGNVTIKRPVNVVDTVDGTQAPHALFSGPVSVSGKLTLVMEDETQITNYLNSTGVALDINFQTGTGAALQQVKFHMSQVIYQTADITRGKDFVELPVAFTAMANTSDAGTSAGYSPIKVTLQNANPSGTYK; encoded by the coding sequence ATGACTGGCATTCGGCCTACAGCGCAGACGGTAATCGGTATTGCCAAGGAAACCACTTGGGGTACGCCGGTTGCTGCTACTGCGTTTATCCCGGTGAGTCCGCCGACCCCCAAGGATGTTATCAAGCTGGGGCAGGACAAGGGCTTTCGCGGCAGCATGGTGGAGACCTATGGTGAGGTCCAGCTCACTAAGCACACCACCTTTGACTTTTCCGGCGACGTGTTTGCCGACACCGTCGGTTTTCCACTGGCCGGAGTTCTGGGTGACGTTACCGTGACTGGTGCTACCGCGCCGTACACCCACGCTATGGCGGTCTACAACTCAAATGATGGCCAGCCCCCGTCGTACACCATCACGGACAACTACTCGCAGAACGTCCGGCAGTACCCGGGCTGTAAGTTCAGCGAGTTTGATCTCAAGTTTTCTGCGGACGGGCTTCTCACCTACACCGCAAAGGCGGTCGGTATTCCGTCCGTGACGACCACGGCCCCGACGCCGGCCTACTCGGCTCTCCAGCCGCTTGCGTCGTGGGTTGGAGCAGTGACCATCGGTGGCAGCGCTAACCTGACCGTTCTTGACGGCAATGTGACCATCAAGCGGCCCGTCAACGTCGTGGATACCGTGGACGGCACGCAGGCGCCGCATGCGCTGTTCTCTGGCCCGGTAAGCGTCTCCGGCAAGCTCACGCTTGTGATGGAGGACGAGACGCAGATAACCAACTACCTGAACAGCACGGGCGTGGCGCTGGATATCAATTTCCAGACCGGCACCGGTGCGGCTCTCCAGCAGGTGAAGTTCCACATGTCGCAGGTCATTTACCAGACTGCCGACATTACGCGCGGCAAGGACTTCGTGGAGCTTCCCGTAGCCTTCACCGCCATGGCCAACACTTCCGATGCTGGTACTTCGGCTGGCTACAGCCCCATCAAGGTCACTCTCCAGAACGCCAACCCGAGCGGAACGTACAAGTAA